In the genome of Salmo trutta chromosome 39, fSalTru1.1, whole genome shotgun sequence, the window GCTGATAAGAGTGGGTGCATCACCCTGTCTGTGTGGGACGAGGTGGGTGGACTCATCCAGCCAGGAGACATCCTCCGCCTCACACGAgggtatctatctatctatctatctatctatctatctatctatctatctatctatctatctatctatctatctatctatctatctagacAGTCATTTATTatgttctgtctctctgacaaTTATGTCAATATAcattgttgtaatgatgtgcaaatagttaaagtaaaaaaggggaaataaataaacataaatatgggttgtatttacaatggtgtttgttcttcactggttgcccttttcttgtggcaacaggtcacaaatcttactgctgtgatggcacagtgtggtatttcacccaatacatATGGGACTTTCTCAAAGTTTGATTTGTTTTTGAGttttttgtgggtctgtgtaatctgagggaaatatgtgtctctatggtcatACGTTTGAaaaggaggttaggaagtgcagctcagtgtctctctctgtcgtctgtctgtttctctctctcgtcagCTATGCATCCCTGTGGAAGGGCTGTCTGACTCTCTACACAGGCAGAGGAGGAGACCTGCAGAAGATAGGAGAGTAAGACACACAAACGGTTGACTTGGATGCTAATGTGTTGTAGATTTAGTTAAGGTATTGatctgtgttgtattgtagttTTTGCATGGTCTTCTCTGAGGTGCCAAACTTTAGTGAACCAAACCCAGAGGTACTGGCCCAGGCCAACAGGCCGGTGAGTACACACACCAGAATGATCTATACATATTATTatacatgttattttctacatCTCCCCATcacctctcactttctctctgttcatctcatcctcctctctccagtctAAAATTGAGTCCCAGAACAGTTCTTCTGTCAGTCAAAGCTCCACCCCCTCAGTCCCCACCCTCACATACTCTTCCAATGGATGCTCTCCGCTCTCCCGGAATCCAACCTATGGGAGCACAGGACAGCAGACTGGGCGAGGCACCGGAGGTCCTGGCACCGACCCCAAGCCCACAGTATCTATGGGCAACAGCAGGGACCCACGGCAAGGGCTAAAGAGGAAATGACGCTGGTTTCAAACCAGCACGTATCTTGGGCCTAGCTCTAAAATTATTTGGCTAATTAAATCATTTTTGTTAACATGGTCATTTTCTAAGGAAGATAACCAAATGTGTAACATGTTAACATTCATAAATAAATCATAACTAAAAGATTTTGGGGGTTTGAAGTAAAGTTACTCAACTGTTTCAACACGTCCATACTGGCAGATAGCCTGCTCCCCTTTCATTTGCAGTAGTAGAAGTTGTTTCTTGGAAAGAGGCAAAAAAGAACGAGACCAGGTTAGAGGACTTTCTCTTTAATATTTCTGGAACACTGCAGATTCTAGAGGATGCATGTGAGAAAGTGTCCTTACatagagaaacacagagaaacaCCCTACCACACACATCCAAGAGAGATAGAGGGCCGAGTTCTCAGATGAATCTACTCCCAAAGCACACTGAGTGAGACCCAGTCCAGAACCCCAGTCCTGAAGGTTCTGGACCATGGAAAAAAGCCTTGTGTCCACAAGACCTTCCTGAATAAAGTCCACTTCTACAAGCCATTAAAGCCAGTTAGAAACAGTTCAGTCCTATCACAGAACTCATTGACTATCTCTGTGACTCCTGTCCTTCAtacttacactgagtgtactaaacattaagaacaccttcataTTGAGTTGCAGCAACCCCTTATGCCCCCCAGAACAGAaccaatttgtcggggcatggactctacaaggtgttgaaagcattccacagggatgctggcacatgttgactccaatgcttcccacagtcgtgtcaagttggctggatgtcattggggtggtggaccattcttgatacacacgggaaactgctgagtgtgaaaaacccagcagtgttacagttcttggcacctactaccataacctgttcaaaggcacttcaatattctGTCTTACCCAGtcaccctctgaattgcacacatacagtaccagtcagcagtttggacacacctactcattcaagggttttgctttatttgtactgttttctacattgtagggcTAGCCATTGGAAGTCCATAGAGTCACTCCTCCCAACAAAATAATGTGAGAGACTAGCTCTCTGAGTCCAGTAGGCTATAAAAGTCTGAGATAAAATAACAAGTATGCCTATGCTAGTTCAGCATTTGAGTAAAAGTTCACAGAAGATTCACAAGTTAACTAGCCATATAAATTCAGATCAGACATATACATTCAGATCAGTCCAAAGTCCACAGTGTGCTGGAGGTGAGCTTCTCGGGGGTGGGGGGATGGTAACACAAGCAATGACCGCCTGACGAAGGCTCCTGCAGTCAGACAACTTAACTGTGGTGCAGGATTTCCTTTCTATTCAGAGTAAAGTTATGTCCCAGGTAGTCTGCTATTGACTTCCTGTTTATAAGCCTTGTGCCCTGCCCAAGACCAATGGTATGTCCTTCCAAATTCTACCAAGACTAAAAACGAAACTGAAAGTCTGTCATTGTGGGTGGAGACAGTCTTTCTATAGTAGCCAGAAGTTTTTCATTCGGTTAGTTTGCAAAGACAACGGACAAATACCGACCGAGGACCTGAGAGAAGTTTGAGGTGTTAGCTGCTAACGATTGCTCCACGATCAGCTACAGACACATATCCTTACTGGTTTGAGAGGCTTTCACTTTTAACAACTGTTCTCAGACCAGTCATGCTTGACGAGGGTGTACGCTATGAGGCCCTATCAGTGGCAATGGGAGCCACGGTGAGGCCCTTGTCCGACTTTCAGAGGAACAACCCTGGCAAGACACCTGAAAACCTTTTGACTGTGGAAGGCTTTCTCATCGGTTCTGTCCTGGGCGTCACCTCTCTCCTGCAGTGGCTCAACCCTGTCTCATGGTTGACATGGGGGTTATCAGTGCTTTTCTTCAGCGAGGACAAAAGCAAGGCAACCAACACCGAACTCTTTGTGGATGAGGAAAAATTCTTTGATAGGAATTTTGATTATGACTTCACCAACGTTTCCGACTCTGAGAGTTTTGTGAGAGGCGATGAGGGTTACAAGAGACCGTGTGGATGGAAACGGATCGCGTTGAAGGTTCTGGACAAATACGGAGATAACACATGGCTCGGTCCAAACGGGATTCGGACATACTCGGTTCCCGGGGAGTGGCCAGTGTCATATCACGGTACCAGCGAGGACGGGGCTAAAGGCATCATCCAGTCCCACTATAAAGTAGGAGATAGGCAGCTCTACGGGCGAGGGATCTACTCCACTCCTGACCTCAGCCAAGCCAGCGGCTACGCTAGAGACTTTGTGTCGACGACAAAcgggaaaacctacaggatggtcctTCAGAACCGTATCAACCCAACCCAACGGAAGATCTGTAAGAGAGTTGACTACTGGCTTGTTCCAGTTAATGACGGCACATCtgaggaagaagggaggaggattGTGGAGCGCTCCATCCGCCCCTATGGGATTCTGCTGAAGGAGATGTGAAGGGACGTGTGATAAGAGAAGGTAAACCAAAGTCATAGGGAAGGtgtcaattgcatactcctcgcgtcctctcCTCGTATCTTTCTCAAAACCTCTTGCATGAGAAAGCCAGAGTTCCTTCCCCTCGGACCTTCTCTTCCAATTGGTTTTGAGGAgacgaggagtatgcaattgagatcttcccatATAGAGACTTTAGAGCAGGAGGCCATGTTGCTTCTTTTTCAGAAATAATTGCCTTTTGAAGGAGTTTGATTATATTTCATTAATTAGATTTGAACTGCTAGATATTCCGTCTTCTTTGTTCATTTTATAGTTTTCTGTCTGGCTGTATCAATGAAGTGCCTTACTGTATGCCATTTGTGAATTACATCAATGTTTATTTAACGTATGTGTTCACTATATGTTCTACAATGCATCTATTTCTCTAGTTAATAGTGTGACATTAATTGTGCACCTTGTTAGGTGTGAGTTCAAATGTATCTTTTGTTCAGTGATCTGCCATCATTTCTGCTTTTTCATTAtatgattttaaatgtattattattttgtttcacCATACACTTTTATTGACCTTTTTGTTAGCTTCTGTTTTAGTTTCCTCTAGAAAATAAAACTAGTGCCAACAGATCTGTCCCTGCAACATGTTTTACTGCCCTTCTGCTGTTTGAACACAGGAGGGCAGCACCCAGTTTACATGACAGTTTCTCAGGGTATTCATTCTCAGCTGTGAGGAAGTGGTTTACTTTATAAAGTCACACCTGCTGTAACATGACTATTTCAAGGTGTTAGTGTTAATGATGCTTGAAATAATGATTCTTCAAACTGATGAAAAGTTCAATAGACATTTATGTATTTTCCCCTGCATGTAGTGTATTTGcatatagaatagaatataaattCTATTGTCCATCTGAGGATGGAACTTTTCCTTTGGCATCACTTTAGAATGTAAAAACCTCTCATTGTATCCATCATACTCATTAACAACACAGTAAACCTGACACCCTGTGCTGTAGGTAGACATAGGGAAACATGGCAACTCACTCATATGATCtagtgcacgtgtcaaactcattcatatgatctagtagtgcacgtgtctaactcattcatatgatctagtagtgcacgtgtctaactcattcatatgatctagtagtgcacgtgtctaactcattcatatgatctagtagtgcacgtgtctaactcattcatatgatctagtagtgcacgtgtctaactcattcatatgatctagtagtgcacgtgtctaactcattcatatgatctagtagtacttgtgcttctacacctgcattgcttgctgtttggggttttaggctgggtttctgtacagcactttgatatatcagctgatataagaagggctatttaaatacatttaatttgattagtgcacgtgtcaaactcattccacggatggccgagtgtctgtgggttttcgctcctccctaattagtaaggaactcccctcatctggttgtctaggtcttaattgaaaggaaaaaccaaaaaccagcagacactaggccctccatggaatgagtttgacacccctgatctagTGTATCAGAGTACCATGTTGATTACACCTAACCAAACCTCTCAGATCTCCACTACTGCATAGGTAGAAGGAGCTAGAAGCTATTTGGGATTCTGTGCAGGTTTATCTGTCGGTCTCTTTCTCACTCCTTCCCTGGTTCTCTGTCTTCAGCAGTTTCTTATTGAGCCCGATAACCACAGAGGCAAAGTGGTTCAGACCCACAAAGTCTCCACAGATGATGTTGACAGCGGTTAGGTCCGGTCCAGGAGTCTGCTTCTCCACCCAGTCCAGCAGCAGGGAGAAACTCTTCATCGTTAACTTCCTCATCGTCAGACAGGGGTTGCAGACCACCACAGCAGTATCCTCCGTCAGGTTCAGCCCCGAGGTGAAGAAATGAGCTGTCAATCAAAGAGCTCAGCTGTCAATCAAaggacacgcacgcacacgcacccacacacacacacacacactaacctgcTCTTCCTTGGGCCTTCTGCCGCTCCTCCAGGTAAGAAATGACCTCTTTGGGGTCTGCCGAGTCAGCGTACCTGTAAAGGGTCAAAAGTTACAGGtttaacacacactcacacagagtcCCAAATACAGAGTCCCACACACAGAGTCCCACACACAGACCGTACCAGTAAGGGATCTTAGGCCACAGTTCCTTGTGTTGTTGAAGAATCGTCTCATCGTCATACGAAATGATGACCTGCTGCCCCAGATCCCAGCACTGGCTCAGATAAGGAGtctcctagacacacacacacacgagagttCATTCACCTTTCATACcaataaaacacagaaaacaatGGACACTTCGCTTCCTGAAAACTTAACTGACCCCAACTGGCACCACTTCCTGAAAACATGAACTCACCCCAATTGGCACCACTTCCTGAAAACATGAACTCACCCCAACTGGCACCACTTCCTGAAAACGTGAACTCACCCCAACTGGCACCACTTCCTGAAAACATGAACTCACCCCAACTGGCACCACTTCCTGAAAACATGAACTCACCCCAACTGACACCACTTCCTGAAAACATGAACTCACCCCAACTGACACCACTTCCTGAAAACATGAACTCACCCCAACTGGCACCACTTCCTGAAAACATGAACTCACCCCAACTGACACCACTTCCTGAAAACATGAACTCACCCCAACTGGCACCACTTCCTGAAAACATGAACTCACCCCAACTGGCACCACTTCCTGAAAACGTGAACTCACCCCAACTGACACCACTTCCTGAAAACTGAACAGGCAGTAGTGGGGTCTTGTCTATCCTGTACCTGTGGGGGGCAGAGTTTGTCTTTAAACAGCTGAGTGATGTAGCAGACCAGGGCCTGGTGCTCAGAGTCAGTCAGCAGGTAGAAGTGGGAACAGGACAGGATCACTACCTCCTTCTGGTGCTGCTCCAACCACACAGCCATGGTTGACAGggcctcctacacacacacacacacacacacacacacacacacacacacacacacacacacacacacacacacacacacaggatcgtGAATAATATTTATAGTGCATATGCTCTCACACTGAGTACAGAAGATTCACACACCAGGATGGCATGTGTGTATACTATACCGTACCTTTACAGTCTGCAGCGTATAGATCGCGTGTGCGAAGTACAGCGTGTCATCTGTGTTGTGTGTTTTTAGCAGGTCTTGTGTGCTGTgtgtattttttatgtttttatggGCGATCCGTAGATCGAAGAACCGGATTCCAGCATCCAACTGATCAGGAATACACCACGCCTATGGGAGAAAAGGACAGGGAAGATCTCGAACTTAGATTGcatataatattaataatacacacacacacagttctctgtctgcagtgtgtgtgtgtgtgtgtgtgcttgtgtgtttctttggttttattatccttgtggggaccagacgTGCTCACAAAGATTGTAAAACAAGGGGAAACAACAAGGGACATTTCGCctgtccccacaaggaaaaaagGCTATTTTCagcttaggagttaggtttagggttagagttacaaTTAGGGGTGAGGGttggggaaaataggattttgaatgggaatcaatagtttggtccccacaaggataggaaaaccaacatgtgtgtgtgtggtgtgtgaagcCTGCCTGTGTGGTGGCCCAGCGGTAGACACAGGGGCCTACAATGCAGGGTGCTAGGCGATCCAGAAACTGCAGCATGAACGACTCAGAACCCAAGACAGGAGAGTGTGTATCCAGACAGTAACTCATACTGTCATGACTCCCTGCAAGCAGAGACAAAAAGAAAGACACAAAAGCACAGTCATATGACATCAAGGAAAGAGCCTGAATAGGTTTGAAAAAAACAGGCTTACTTCCTCTAAAGAAACTCGTGACAAATGTTTTCTCTAGGCTAGTTCCATATGAAcatagtgtaatgaaacaggcagggcgcaggtctcgaaccctcaaccttctagcccgaagtccagcgcgcaaTCGATTGTGCCCCAAAAACATGCTCAAGTGGCAGTCGATATCCGcgtttataaacccagggtcgttacaatagcTTGTGCTCTAAACTCTACTTCTCTATCAAACTCTTTTTGTAATCGAAATAAAATGGTTAACAGTAGGCTATCACTCGACATGATTAAGTTAATTCTCACCGGGTATCGCCAGGTCCCAAAGCGGTGTACCCCACAGTTCCTCTGGCAGCTGAGACATCCAGTCTGCGTTTGTGGACGATGCGTCTCCGCGATCCATTTCCACCGCCTATTGACATCTACTATTGATGATAGCTTGTAAACAGCGAGCGGAATGTAGCAGGACCACAGTTAAAATGCTGTAAATATGTTGGATTTCACCCGGGTCTGTGACTAGAAAGAGATAAAAATGCCTTTTCCCATTTGGTCCTATTCTGCTTCCGCATTATCTTCAGTAGGAAGAGGAAATTCCAGTTACCccaagaaaaaaacatgcatgaACGCCGCGTGACGTCGGGCAGCAATGGCATAACAGCGAGAATTGTATCAAAATAAGAGTCCTCATACAAACTACCTATCAATTTGAGCTTTTTTATTGGACAGAATATGTACAATAGCCTACTAATACATTAAGTACAATAACTATTACTGAGGCGTGTTGAGTTTTGCTTAAAATCATAAAGTCACATTATTTTATTGGTGAGATTAGTGGTCAGTGGGCACAGTTCAGTTGTGCAGCCGAGTTACTGGCTGATCATCATGGAATGATTGACAAGGGCCGGATTCCATGTTTCCATTGTGTCACTCATCCAGTGAATGAATTTGCAGGAATGCCCTTTGCACCCAGGCCTGTGATCTGCAAGGAGAATAAAACACAGGctgaatgaaacacacacaccccagtggcagtcggtgccgtttaagattagggaggactattttttatatttatgagcatggccttttttctaatacagcatattggatgactgtcattcatattccattcacccagctcaatgtaaccaatagatttaggctactacatgatacaaaaTGTTTCCCTATACCTATCATGAGGTTACTACAACCTAGCTAGTAtataaaagtatgaaaatgtatgcacttacgtaagtcactctggataagagtgtcgctaaattacaaaaaaggtttctaacataggtcgagagacaaattggagtaatcaaggtgacaaacagtgacacattcataccgccttgcacactctgcatctagctgatcttgGTTGTAATCATACATTCAAaaagttgcaaacaagagtttctattggacaaaataGCTAGGTTTATCTGtgtttcgttctgtttgcttccgtttaagaaaggtgtttcaacagaatcggcagaatgaacaCACCCCTGATCACCAGCACAcgcagttcactttcatagcagccacatacaaacaagCAAAGTGATGATGCCGTTTgttaattccttctcgcatctacacactctcctcctctcaccttttcccttaaCTTGTGGCCTttagtgcacaacacaacagctgtctgtgaccaggcaacaaaaaaaaattcaaagccaaaccttcataccataaccgctacacacagtcaacattgttgtcaccatattagctaacctcatagtcaacatagctactagaacaaatgtgttagtaaacccgctacaatcacgcAGCAAGCAGTTACACTGGTgtgccccggtggcaatacatttataaaaccaaaagcttaccttgacttggaagagttccagtgttggatagccttagtcagctagctaacacaaatagcattcctctctgtttgagccagatgtttgaatagactaaattAGGTAAGTGACAGtgaaaaaatacaatgaaatatgcctacagtagctctctctctctccctctttttctctttgctgcttctccttaattttttaAGAAGTTCATTTGTTAAAAatatttttctctctttcagTCAACTACTccccacattttatgcactgcagtgctagctagctgtagcttatgctttcaggactagattcattctctgatcctttgattgggtggacaacatgtcagttcttGCTGTAAGAACTCTGATATGTTGGAGGTCCTCTGGAAGTCGTCATAATTACGAAAGAGGGTGCGAACCATGAGCCtcataggttttgtattgaagtcaatgtactcagaggaggatggaaaatagctgtcctctggctacaccatggtgctaccacaGAGGGCGCTGTTcaggctactgtagaccattacaaaacagtgtgttttaatcagttatttggtcaAATGTGAATATATTCAGTATAGTTTTATACTTTTGTAATGTTtaactattttttttttcttctgaaatttactgagtaggatggtcctccccttcctcctccgatgagcctccactgacacacacatacacacgtacccTAAAGACACAGCCTGCCTGCGGTTGCTTGGCCATGTCTGCCTCGTCCATTCCCTTACAGGCTGAGGTCACGTACAGATCTGAATAGTCTCTACCCCCGAAACAACATGATGTTGTCTTATCCACCGGTAGCTTCACTGTCTGCAAACGCACCCCTGAGAAGAGGGGGAtcgaagatggagagagggagaaaagagagtggaaggcagcagagagagatagagggagaggggacagagagagaaagggagagagaggggacagagagagagggagagggggcagagagagagggagagggggcaaagagagagggagaggtggcagagagatagagggagggggcagaaagatagagggagaggtggcagagagatagagggagggggcagagagatagagggagggggcagagagataggacagagagagagggagagggggcagagagagagggagagggagcagagagagagagggggcaaagagatagagggagggggcagcgagatagagggagggggcagagagggagaaaaggaaaGGGGTTACCTtcatattataatatactgtaactgtcATGCTCTGACACACAtaagcaggtacacacacacctgtctgtgggTCAATCTGAATCACTCTGCCTCCATTGTAGCAGGCAACCCAGAGTCTACCGTCTGCGTCAATACACATGCCATCAGGaatcccctccccctcctccatctTATACACCATCCGCCggttacctacacacacacacacacacacacacacacacacacacacacacacactacattcacAAGGCTGTCGATGTATTACaaggtttatgtgtgtgtgtctcactgatACTCCCGGTGTTGATGTCATAGTTGAAAGCTTCCACAGTGTAGGTGAGGCTGTCTATGTAGTAGAAGGTTTTGTGGTCCAGAGACCAGTCCAGACCGTTTGAGATGTCCACCTGGTCAAATAATGAAAATAGCAACATAAAGGATAGCTTCAGTCTCTTTTCATCTAATACGTTATAGGATTAGTTGGTACTGTATATCTCACACTAACACGTAACTGTTTACGCTAGAAACATTCCACTTCCAGCCCCATGTATCACCTGATTGAAATGTTTGACTACAATGTGGTCCTTGTTCAGGGAGAACAGAGAACCCTGCTTCAGCTCTAGAACTGTAGGACGTTCCTCCATCGCCATGGTACCTGACAGAACACAGTTAACAGAACATGACATGGAACACAAAACAGATGCGGTAGAAGAGAGTTTGATGGATTAATGGATTGTGAAATGAATTGATCTATCAATCTCTACCTGCAAAGAGGCGTCCAGCAGGGTCCACCTTGCCGTCATTAAAGCGGTTGTTGGGTTTGTCTTCATCGATGACAGCGATGGTGGAGATGGACCTGGACTCCCAGTCCAGCGCTCCAAAACTCCGTCCCTCTCCGATCACATAGCCTCCAGACCGCCGAGGGACCGCACAGCCCACAAACTTCTCTGGGGGGGAGGAGTGGGGAttgggggaagagaagagaggggaaaggtgaggagagggagcagggagagggagcagggcgagggagcagggagagggagcagggagagggtGCAGGGAGAGGGTGCAgggggagggagcagggagagggagcagggcgagggagcagggagagggagcagggagagggtGCAGGGAGAGGaagcagggagagggagcagggagatGGAGCAGGGcgagggagcagggagagggtgcagggagagggagcagggagagggagcagggagatGGAGCAGGGcgagggagcagggagagggtGCAGGGAGAGGGtgcagggagagggagcagggagagggagcagggcgagggagcagggagagggagcagggagagggagcagggagagggagcagggcCGGGGGGAGTTGGAAACAGGGAGGGTTGTAAAAAGAAAAATACAGAACATGACAGGAGTATAAGGTGTGCTGTTGCTACCTCATAGCCCAAACAACCTGCATGAAGAACAAACTGGACCTACAAAATAGAAGTTCAATGAAAAATATCTTTATTGAACCTTAGTGGTTATGACATGTTCACCCGGGGTCACAGCTGCCTTTCTGATTGGTTTACCTGTGGCCACTGTCTCTTTCTGATTGGTTGCTGAGTTCCAGCGGTGGATCTTCTGTCCTGATATGTCCACAAAGAGCAGAGTTCCTTCTTTCTCCTCCCACACCGGCCCTTCTCCGATCTCACACCTCTCTTTCACCACACACTCCACCTTCACAGACATGTCTAAAGcaatttgacacacacacacacacacacacacacacacacacacacacacacacacacacacacacacacacacacacacacacacagtagcccaGGGGCATCATGCACCCCAAAAACCTgagtgtaatattcatatgtgtaaacatactgaattgtAATTGGATGCCttttaccgccgtatcatactacgctatgattggttaagaccacccaggtgGTGAGGTCATCTTCGGTTGATCATGGTATGAAACACGTGAACATGCCAGTTATAGATCATGGTATGAGACACGTGAACATGCCAGTTATAGATCATGGTATGAGACACGTGAACATGCCAGTTATAGATCATGGTATGAGACACGTGAAAATGCCAGTTATAGATCATGGTATGAGACACGTGAACATGCCagttatagctagctaataaagagctagTTTAGAAATATCCTGTCGTACTGCATTTGATTATTTCGTACAAAGCGAGCAAAACAAGACACTGACGGGGGCACAAAGATCCGGGTCGTTTAGATTTACCACTAAAAGTATATCACTTTTGCAACAAACAGTCAAAATGAAGTCTAAAACATTTGGTTTCCCataatctttttttttcttcaagaaAGTTACTCTTAATATACaataagtgtacaaaacattaagaacacctgctctttccatgacatagactgaccaggtgaatccaggtaaaagctatgatcccttgttaaattcacttcaaatcagtgtagatgaagggaaggagacaggttaaagaatgatttttaagccttgagacatggattgtgtatttgtgccagtgagagagtgaatgggcaagacaaaatatgtaagtgcctttgaacagggaaCTCTGCGAGTTATACACAGTAGCCTGCACAGCTGTTGAATTATCTCTACTTCACTCACTCTCATTTCTATAAGTAGCCCCCATATAAATGACTGCACTACACCGATTCGTTTTTACTTTTAGCCAACTGTTGGCTCGGGCTAGGATACTTTAACTTGCAACTTACACTCACTTGCAACTTTGTTTATGATTTCTCAGAAAACAACAACACATTGTACAGACAAGGCTACATTACCTGTTTTAAACACGGAAGTCGCTAGAAGAGCTTCTGAATCAGTGACAGCGAGTGTCTCGccgctcagacagacagacaaataaacAGACCGTGTGACAGCGAGTGTCTCGccgctcagacagacagacaaataaacAGACCGTGTGACAGCGAGTGTCTCGccgctcagacagacagacaaataaacAGACCGTGTGACAGCGAGTGTCTCgctgct includes:
- the LOC115179398 gene encoding SOSS complex subunit B2-like isoform X1, encoding MSAIVPNDAQFLIKDIKLGLKNLNVIFIVLEMGRVTKTKDGHEVRSCKVADKSGCITLSVWDEVGGLIQPGDILRLTRGYASLWKGCLTLYTGRGGDLQKIGDFCMVFSEVPNFSEPNPEVLAQANRPSKIESQNSSSVSQSSTPSVPTLTYSSNGCSPLSRNPTYGSTGQQTGRGTGGPGTDPKPTVSMGNSRDPRQGLKRK
- the LOC115179398 gene encoding SOSS complex subunit B2-like isoform X2 encodes the protein MSAIVPNDAQFLIKDIKLGLKNLNVIFIVLEMGRVTKTKDGHEVRSCKVADKSGCITLSVWDEVGGLIQPGDILRLTRGFCMVFSEVPNFSEPNPEVLAQANRPSKIESQNSSSVSQSSTPSVPTLTYSSNGCSPLSRNPTYGSTGQQTGRGTGGPGTDPKPTVSMGNSRDPRQGLKRK
- the LOC115179637 gene encoding PI-PLC X domain-containing protein 1; translated protein: MDRGDASSTNADWMSQLPEELWGTPLWDLAIPGSHDSMSYCLDTHSPVLGSESFMLQFLDRLAPCIVGPCVYRWATTQAWCIPDQLDAGIRFFDLRIAHKNIKNTHSTQDLLKTHNTDDTLYFAHAIYTLQTVKEALSTMAVWLEQHQKEVVILSCSHFYLLTDSEHQALVCYITQLFKDKLCPPQETPYLSQCWDLGQQVIISYDDETILQQHKELWPKIPYWYADSADPKEVISYLEERQKAQGRAAHFFTSGLNLTEDTAVVVCNPCLTMRKLTMKSFSLLLDWVEKQTPGPDLTAVNIICGDFVGLNHFASVVIGLNKKLLKTENQGRSEKETDR
- the LOC115179638 gene encoding regucalcin-like isoform X2, whose product is MSVKVECVVKERCEIGEGPVWEEKEGTLLFVDISGQKIHRWNSATNQKETVATEKFVGCAVPRRSGGYVIGEGRSFGALDWESRSISTIAVIDEDKPNNRFNDGKVDPAGRLFAGTMAMEERPTVLELKQGSLFSLNKDHIVVKHFNQVDISNGLDWSLDHKTFYYIDSLTYTVEAFNYDINTGSISNRRMVYKMEEGEGIPDGMCIDADGRLWVACYNGGRVIQIDPQTGVRLQTVKLPVDKTTSCCFGGRDYSDLYVTSACKGMDEADMAKQPQAGCVFRITGLGAKGIPANSFTG
- the LOC115179638 gene encoding regucalcin-like isoform X1, whose amino-acid sequence is MSVKVECVVKERCEIGEGPVWEEKEGTLLFVDISGQKIHRWNSATNQKETVATEKFVGCAVPRRSGGYVIGEGRSFGALDWESRSISTIAVIDEDKPNNRFNDGKVDPAGRLFAGTMAMEERPTVLELKQGSLFSLNKDHIVVKHFNQVDISNGLDWSLDHKTFYYIDSLTYTVEAFNYDINTGSISNRRMVYKMEEGEGIPDGMCIDADGRLWVACYNGGRVIQIDPQTGVRLQTVKLPVDKTTSCCFGGRDYSDLYVTSACKGMDEADMAKQPQAGCVFRVRVYVCVSGGSSEEEGEDHPTQ